In one Musa acuminata AAA Group cultivar baxijiao chromosome BXJ2-5, Cavendish_Baxijiao_AAA, whole genome shotgun sequence genomic region, the following are encoded:
- the LOC103986205 gene encoding uncharacterized protein LOC103986205, whose product MDTDTHKEERTKKMTAHERLQNELCAVNERHVMRDRCLDSQDFHSVQSWLEAENDEPVKSSLSSDAEFHSSSYDDQNGSPSDGLDTLEHIRMEILKKADELREEISEMFDRSEERQGRFHLTEEKLPPKAKNVPRPHRFTNHLPRSPHVACLHCRHGECHRTSVKPTTKARIEHEEAGSRRRMKRHCRPVLGGAPFVVCYNCLQLLLLPLDFYIARRRLCKLQCGACSKLLMFSFRTRNRGVPFVPIEEEQPTSEAETSADATLGQEISNSPSNGSSRWDSLSCSDENGLSLGISYSTDVERNDKLPPFLQLHQLMGYGSATEFLYRHSDDMDEELEATEPSTPHRSSPEEDEAYVGDGIEETAIEGDESAGRSRTRKPPLHGLLKIMKLRILKTGRKNSDEQLEAIWGDISGFIDS is encoded by the coding sequence ATGGACACTGATACGCATAAAGAAGAACGGACGAAGAAGATGACTGCACATGAACGGCTTCAAAACGAGTTGTGTGCAGTAAACGAAAGGCATGTAATGCGAGATAGGTGTCTTGACTCTCAAGACTTCCATTCGGTGCAGAGCTGGTTGGAAGCAGAAAACGATGAGCCTGTGAAGTCGTCTCTCTCGAGTGATGCAGAGTTCCACAGCAGTTCGTACGATGATCAAAATGGCAGTCCATCAGATGGGCTCGACACGCTCGAGCACATTCGAATGGAGATACTGAAGAAGGCTGATGAGTTGAGAGAGGAAATCAGCGAGATGTTCGACAGATCTGAGGAACGCCAGGGACGATTTCACCTCACAGAAGAGAAGCTTCCTCCTAAAGCAAAGAATGTTCCTCGACCACACCGGTTCACAAACCATCTTCCAAGATCACCCCATGTCGCTTGCTTGCATTGCCGTCATGGAGAGTGCCACCGAACATCTGTGAAGCCCACAACCAAAGCTCGGATCGAGCATGAAGAAGCAGGGAGCAGGCGGCGGATGAAGCGACATTGTCGTCCTGTTTTAGGTGGAGCTCCCTTTGTCGTCTGCTACAATTGCTTGCAGTTGCTGCTGCTCCCCTTGGATTTCTACATCGCAAGGAGAAGATTGTGCAAGCTGCAGTGCGGTGCTTGCTCAAAACTGCTCATGTTTTCCTTCAGAACTCGAAATCGCGGGGTCCCTTTCGTGCCGATCGAGGAAGAGCAACCAACAAGCGAGGCGGAGACAAGTGCAGATGCTACTCTCGGACAGGAGATATCGAATTCACCATCGAATGGTAGCTCTCGCTGGGACTCACTTTCTTGCTCAGATGAGAATGGACTCTCTCTTGGCATCAGCTACTCCACGGATGTCGAAAGGAACGATAAGCTTCCGCCATTTTTGCAGCTTCATCAGCTTATGGGCTACGGTTCGGCTACTGAGTTCTTATACCGGCACAGCGATGATATGGATGAAGAACTTGAAGCAACTGAACCGAGCACACCACACCGCAGTAGTCCTGAGGAAGATGAAGCGTACGTTGGAGATGGAATCGAGGAGACAGCCATTGAGGGAGACGAGTCAGCAGGGCGATCGAGAACCAGAAAACCTCCGCTGCATGGATTGCTGAAGATCATGAAGCTGAGGATCCTGAAAACCGGAAGGAAAAACTCAGATGAGCAATTGGAGGCTATTTGGGGTGACATCTCAGGCTTCATCGACTCTTGA
- the LOC135611910 gene encoding transcription elongation factor TFIIS-like, whose product METELLETFEAAKKAAEAAEDGRGSSEVDRCVDALRRLKKMPVTTKDLVATQVGKRLRFLTKHSQDKIRTVATDLLQFWKNVVIQETSKDNKKLDTPQERILLKAERKTEQAVKIKSQKISKAGSLEGNVVSKPKSVEVEKLNFDQEIPHGKVSRTESVRIEKTANSSKFEKINGGEKQNLEGVSKDENLEIFSRKPPSTVTASLKLASIVKCNNPVRDRLRELLAEAFSRVSKETAESETEEVRNIQDEVDACDPIRIAVALESVLFKKLGTSIGAQKHKYRSIMFNLKDNNNKDFRRRVLLGHVKPEEIVNMTAEDMASDERKRANKQIKEKALFECERGAAPKATTDQFKCGRCGQRKTTYYQMQTRSADEPMTTFVTCVNCNNHWKFC is encoded by the exons ATGGAGACGGAACTCTTGGAGACGTTCGAGGCCGCGAAGAAAgccgcggaggcggcggaggaTGGCCGGGGGTCGTCGGAGGTGGATCGGTGCGTCGATGCGCTCCGGCGGTTGAAGAAGATGCCGGTCACCACGAAGGATCTGGTGGCTACCCAG GTTGGCAAACGACTTCGCTTTCTAACAAAGCATTcccaggataagattcggacagtGGCAACTGATCTGCTGCAGTTTTGGAAGAATGTGGTTATTCAGGAAACatctaaagataataaaaaactTGACACCCCACAGGAAAGAATTCTTTTGAAGGCTGAAAGGAAGACTGAGCAAGCAGTGAAAATCAAGTCTCAGAAAATATCAAAAGCTGGATCCTTAGAGGGCAACGTTGTGTCAAAACCTAAAAGTGTTGAGGTTGAGAAGTTAAACTTTGACCAGGAAATACCGCATGGAAAAGTGTCCAGAACTGAATCTGTAAGAATAGAGAAGACGGCCAATTCCAGCAAATTTGAGAAAATAAATGGAGGAGAAAAACAGAATCTTGAAGGGGTTTCCAAGGACGAAAATCTGGAAATTTTTTCTAGAAAACCACCATCAACTGTCACTGCCTCATTGAAGCTGGCATCAATCGTGAAATGTAACAATCCTGTGCGAGATAGACTTCGGGAACTTCTTGCAGAAGCCTTTTCAAGAGTTTCAAAGGAAACAGCTGAGAGCGAAACAGAAGAAGTGAGAAACATCCAGGATGAAGTTGATGCATGTGACCCAATTCGTATAGCTGTTGCCTTGGAATCTGTTTTGTTCAAGAAATTAGGCACCTCAATTGGTGCTCAAAAACATAAATACAGATCCATAATGTTCAATTTGAAGGACAACAATAACAAAGACTTCCGgagaagagttctccttgggCATGTGAAGCCTGAAGAAATAGTTAATATGACGGCTGAAGATATGGCCAGTGATGAGAGGAAACGTGCAAATAAGCAGATAAAGGAGAAGGCCTTATTTGAATGTGAAAGAGGAGCAGCTCCTAAGGCAACAACTGACCAGTTCAAATGTGGACGATGTGGCCAAAGGAAGACCACATACTATCAGATGCAAACTCGTTCAGCTGATGAGCCAATGACAACCTTTGTAACATGTGTCAACTGCAATAACCACTGGAAGTTCTGTTGA